From a single Bacillus pumilus genomic region:
- a CDS encoding AMP-binding protein: MLVSRRKGHTANHIVRINGKRIDLKALEQVMMLHFPLKECAFIPKKNQEGSLSLVLFAQAKDPSLTREDLMKGVLHPDEVPAALVLLPSLPKTESGAVDTDALLSMDIIDEEGLRKIEERTKAIDGVKEAATFIESQTEKQTPYHLDDLFPDRQRSEGNVSISKDEAGETKQASALEKPPALVYGGDVMKKPGTPVTLTEVLIRSAFMSPDRGVTYIKDGGHTLTQTYPELLTSAERILSGLRKAGLTNGDQVLLQLKDHQDFITVFWGCILGGIIPTPVSVPPVYDEMNQSVNKLKGVFQLQNEPFIITNEASAEDIAGLRETFEAKEMPILTIESLIACEPDEQHYEPEPDEPVLQLLSSGSTGVPKCIRHNHQSILSRIISFEQTNGFTHEDVSLNWMPLDHVGGIVMFHVHDVYLGCQQISPSIDQFIERPMVWLDWIEAYGVTRTWAPNFAFAMMNEYEDDIRKGGGIFPP, translated from the coding sequence ATGTTAGTCAGTAGACGAAAAGGACATACAGCAAATCATATCGTCAGAATCAACGGAAAACGAATTGATCTCAAAGCATTAGAACAGGTGATGATGCTTCATTTTCCGCTAAAGGAATGTGCATTCATCCCGAAGAAAAATCAAGAAGGCAGCCTCTCGCTTGTGCTATTTGCACAGGCGAAGGACCCTTCGCTCACAAGAGAGGATCTAATGAAAGGTGTACTTCACCCTGATGAAGTGCCGGCCGCTCTCGTCTTATTGCCTTCCTTGCCAAAGACAGAAAGTGGAGCAGTCGACACAGACGCATTGCTTTCGATGGACATCATAGATGAAGAGGGATTAAGAAAGATAGAGGAGCGTACCAAAGCTATAGATGGAGTGAAGGAAGCGGCCACTTTCATTGAAAGTCAGACAGAAAAACAAACGCCCTATCACCTAGATGACTTGTTTCCTGATCGACAGCGATCCGAAGGGAACGTATCGATCTCGAAGGATGAAGCGGGCGAAACAAAGCAAGCATCCGCTCTTGAAAAGCCGCCAGCCCTTGTATATGGCGGGGATGTCATGAAAAAGCCAGGCACACCTGTCACACTGACAGAGGTGCTAATTCGATCAGCCTTTATGTCACCTGACCGCGGGGTGACCTATATTAAAGATGGCGGGCATACGTTAACCCAAACCTATCCTGAATTATTAACAAGCGCTGAACGGATTCTGTCAGGTTTAAGGAAAGCAGGGCTGACAAATGGCGATCAAGTGTTACTTCAATTAAAAGATCATCAAGATTTCATCACCGTGTTTTGGGGCTGTATTCTTGGCGGCATCATTCCGACCCCAGTCTCTGTACCGCCTGTTTATGATGAAATGAATCAATCTGTGAACAAGCTCAAGGGCGTGTTTCAGCTGCAAAATGAACCGTTTATTATTACAAACGAAGCAAGTGCTGAGGACATTGCTGGGCTACGTGAGACATTTGAGGCAAAAGAAATGCCTATTTTAACAATCGAATCATTGATCGCGTGTGAACCAGATGAACAGCATTATGAGCCAGAGCCGGATGAGCCTGTTCTTCAGCTACTGTCTTCAGGAAGTACAGGTGTGCCAAAGTGTATCCGTCACAACCATCAAAGCATTTTATCTCGAATCATCTCCTTTGAGCAGACCAATGGTTTTACGCATGAGGATGTGTCGCTTAACTGGATGCCGCTTGATCATGTAGGAGGCATTGTCATGTTTCATGTACATGATGTCTACCTTGGCTGCCAGCAAATTAGTCCATCCATCGATCAATTTATTGAACGGCCGATGGTGTGGCTGGATTGGATAGAAGCATACGGTGTCACAAGAACATGGGCACCGAACTTTGCTTTTGCCATGATGAATGAATATGAGGATGACATTCGCAAGGGGGGTGGGATCTTTCCACCTTGA
- a CDS encoding thioesterase II family protein, whose translation MNHLFKTFEKKSELIQLICFPFAGGYSASYRPLFEQLKGTAEVTAAEPPGHGTNLMPLETSIDRLAELYKEGLTGKLNRPFILFGHSMGGLVVYRLTQLLEKEGIDPAAVVISAIQPPQTKRQILTHLSNEAFVQHIAEMGGIPKELLENKPMMDYFTPSLRADYQALETFQHKDQFIIETPVYLFNGTQDEKCMQDANGWLPWAKTIERTNFDGGHMYINTHLKHFAEQMRQVIDLTINQHLIKH comes from the coding sequence ATGAATCATTTATTTAAAACCTTTGAAAAAAAATCAGAACTTATTCAACTTATTTGTTTTCCTTTTGCAGGTGGTTACTCCGCCTCGTACCGTCCGCTCTTTGAACAACTAAAAGGCACTGCCGAAGTAACAGCAGCAGAGCCCCCAGGGCATGGAACCAATCTCATGCCGCTCGAAACGAGCATTGACCGATTGGCTGAGCTATACAAAGAAGGACTCACGGGCAAACTGAACCGCCCATTTATCCTGTTCGGACATTCCATGGGAGGACTTGTCGTGTATAGACTGACGCAGCTACTAGAAAAGGAAGGAATTGATCCGGCAGCAGTCGTGATCTCCGCCATTCAGCCGCCGCAAACAAAACGACAGATCCTGACTCATTTATCCAATGAAGCATTTGTTCAGCATATTGCCGAAATGGGAGGGATTCCAAAAGAATTATTAGAGAACAAACCCATGATGGATTACTTTACGCCGTCCTTACGTGCAGACTATCAAGCGCTGGAAACCTTCCAGCACAAGGATCAATTCATCATCGAAACACCCGTTTATTTATTCAATGGAACACAAGATGAAAAATGCATGCAAGATGCAAACGGCTGGCTGCCATGGGCAAAAACCATCGAACGCACCAATTTTGATGGAGGCCACATGTACATCAACACACACCTCAAGCACTTCGCAGAACAGATGAGACAAGTGATTGACCTGACAATCAATCAACACCTCATCAAACATTAA
- a CDS encoding DMT family transporter, which yields MNILKQKAYAAAIGYATIIGFSFLFVKIALESANPIDLLAHRFTISFAAALLLYPFLRKKNRLSIQWRDLLYIVPFSLLYPVLFFAFQVWGLMYTSSSEAGIIQATIPILTMVLAAWFLKERATWIQVLFTILSVCGVMLLFVMKGIDVKHSHMIGYALILLSALSSSAYSVFARVITRRFHVIELTFVMTFFGFVFFNAASLIRHSVNGTTVQFFSPFTQPSFVWSMLFLGILSSLLTAYLSNYALSQLEAAKVSIFNNLSAFITVAAGVLILHETIDWYHLIGGVLVIGGVIGGNVVKGRNHEKKRSL from the coding sequence GTGAATATTTTAAAACAGAAAGCGTATGCTGCCGCAATAGGCTACGCAACGATCATTGGCTTTTCATTTTTATTTGTCAAAATTGCATTAGAGTCAGCAAACCCAATCGATTTATTGGCACACCGCTTTACGATTTCTTTTGCAGCCGCACTATTGCTGTATCCATTTTTACGAAAGAAGAACCGCCTCTCCATTCAATGGCGTGACCTTCTCTACATCGTACCGTTTTCCTTGCTTTACCCTGTGCTGTTTTTTGCGTTTCAAGTATGGGGGCTGATGTATACCTCTTCGTCAGAGGCTGGCATCATTCAAGCAACGATTCCCATTCTGACGATGGTGCTGGCCGCGTGGTTTTTGAAGGAACGCGCGACATGGATCCAAGTGCTGTTTACCATTCTTTCGGTGTGCGGGGTAATGCTTCTCTTCGTCATGAAGGGAATTGATGTGAAGCATTCACACATGATCGGCTATGCACTGATATTACTTTCAGCCTTATCCTCCAGTGCATACAGTGTATTTGCCCGGGTGATTACACGGCGCTTCCATGTGATTGAACTCACCTTTGTGATGACATTTTTTGGATTTGTCTTTTTCAATGCCGCTTCGCTCATCCGGCATTCAGTAAACGGAACAACAGTGCAATTTTTCAGCCCATTCACACAACCATCTTTTGTATGGTCGATGCTCTTTTTAGGCATTCTTTCATCGCTTCTCACGGCATATTTATCAAACTATGCCCTCTCTCAGCTCGAAGCGGCAAAGGTCAGCATCTTTAACAATTTATCTGCGTTTATAACTGTCGCCGCCGGGGTCCTCATTTTACATGAAACAATCGATTGGTATCATCTCATCGGAGGTGTGCTGGTCATTGGCGGAGTGATTGGCGGGAATGTGGTGAAAGGCAGAAATCATGAGAAAAAGCGGTCCCTTTAA
- a CDS encoding non-ribosomal peptide synthetase: protein MTYIMNAAEAVVPKVTQRFMHIMEQHGLNRHAMVPAYGMSETSSAIVQSKEFMRHGDQDGQLTIDQTSLTGEIQYVSQDHPHKMTFTEVGAPIPSVWIRIVDEHHHVLPEDQVGRLQVKSPTIMMGYDQNEEANQEVFAENGWFHTGDLGFIHEGRLVLTGREKDIIVINGANYLNYEIEAVVEEVHGVEVTFAAAYGIYNPESSNDTLAVFFVSQKDSLEDQITMIQQIREAIIRKIGIEPDHIIPVKKDQFPKTESGKIQRAQLGAALKEGVFRDIERALDLASENEQTLPDWFFKRIWVKEHIGPSHPASDHVLVFEDEKGLYQSLYAQLEQRNQSYVSVKRGHEFLRVSKGMYQMNPRIKGDYVRLVAALEADELKIGQVLHLWNVTDKVTLVDPVQFKDIHEAANCSILYLYQAWRQENKELARLVVVTKGGQFVSPEDDLHVEKTSLVGLLKTIPQEWGGVEVSQIDIEAEHIEHDAKHIAEELSAIHIKSEVSYRKGHRFVPKLEKVDMMKAPRTEEFLEYEGLYLLTGGLGGIGFELSKQMLQFGLKLVLIGRTTLEDSLEKKKAFSQLKGLGDVIYIQADVTDLADVEQAVYKAEKHFGQSIRGVLHLAGAGNVSEHFQQVDKYTLAHTSEEDFTKELSGKADGAFVLQEAFKHDPAVPLVFFGSVNGFFGGTTFGAYSAANSFLDGLAHTLTFQEGRRAISLNFSMWDNVGLSKGHTGAALTVRKGFQLIGKKQGVHSLCLGARLNEAHLFIGLDGANQEIAAYLHPAPIPTFEKKLFYTVQPGKEVQVEEIAGVAKGNWVIQQVQEIPKKQDGSIDHEALKLNHHKNGQHLEKQLPETKTEQVLAAIWEDILDVDRVYKEDQFFDLGGHSLKATQTISQINHEFSIKAPLKILFESKHLAHLAQMVDDIKGAPAVQEAKIPKLEKRASYDLSHAQKRIWFLSTLEKSHHYNILGAWKLTGQLHIQALTKAIGLLTKRHEALRATFKSIGGKPVQLIREDLPPSVTVANFSLFNEKTRTRRLKQLIQQEANRIYDLERGPLAQWTIVDMGDEEYYLLCAQHHIISDAWSLSLLIQEAEVLYGALLADETPQLPALEIEWTDYVHWENDQVTHHQEDQAYWLDALQGELPVLELPFDRPRPPVQTFNGATEQIVLEETLIRRLQALSKQQGTTLFMTMLSAYYVLLHKLSGQTDIIIGSPIAGRDAKQSENLVGMFVNTLALRQDISTADTFTDVMENVKKMTLKAFEHQHYPFDKLVDDLSLDRDLSRSPIFQVAMGYVTDSLDVNLKGLTSEHVMVHHTVSKFDLTLHVFEQGEQLSIHVEYNTDLFDQETIHRYIDYYLHLLDGMTAQPERTFFDYCLMDKVEQAGMIIGKNQTATPYPKRTLQELFEEQVQCDPQRTALSYLEEHMTYQELDEKATKLAAYLQSKGIGPGSLVPMLFDRSFEMIVSVLGIVKSGAAYVPMSPEYPDARIRLIVRDTQSDVIITQSHLIERLVDFTGTKIDMDKPLPETNAVYQREQSIIGKDQVAYVNYTSGSTGTPKGVMLPHAGVVRLVRETNYIELGPDDKMLQLSNYAFDAFTFELWGMLLNGGQLILIPKYAALNMDELSRLIKMHQVTANCLPTALFNRLVEHDPKSVVGYRTLLVGGEAMSSEHARKALPHMEGVLINAYGPTENTTLATTHRVTDVLEDARSVPIGVPVSNSTVVILDEALNPVPAGVKGEIYIGGTGLAKGYLHDLERTQERFIDNPFPELEGDKLYRSGDLGTWRSDGTIEYLGRKDNLVKIRGYRIECGEIETALLKHPQVKECTVIAKTYGSSKRLAAYLVTDGENPVPGWKAFLQESLPGYMIPSYFIVLDEMPVTTNGKVDQKALPEPTEKISLSQNEDKPVTETEKQIVTAFKEVLGVKQVGIRDSFFDLGGDSIISIQAVAKLKEKGIRVDPKWIFMHPEPAQLAAHVDAVPESGDYVERSPKDYVMELKKGDPAEPRIFFAPPAGGTVMGYIDVTKLMTHQGAVYALQSPGLYEDEEPQFLHYTELVSIFVEAIETFYRPGIDYLAGHSMGGHLAYGMNQRLCHAGKAPKGLIILDTVPVLRDEADQGLHADMNEEEVKMLALVLGMGNLVGIQPEALQGLSFQEVKQRILKEAEKDEVVHQFMNDQYLDKYLQMQTHNTIMSQAIELEKEPFPVPFYIVQSSDHAIDFQKKFSDWEAYTKGTCSYYHIKGDHVTMMKRPQADELARILQTIIKG, encoded by the coding sequence TTGACTTATATCATGAACGCAGCCGAAGCGGTTGTTCCAAAAGTGACGCAGCGCTTCATGCATATCATGGAGCAGCACGGATTAAACCGTCATGCGATGGTCCCGGCGTACGGCATGTCTGAAACGTCCTCAGCTATTGTTCAATCAAAGGAATTCATGCGGCATGGTGATCAGGATGGCCAGCTGACGATTGATCAGACCTCGCTAACAGGTGAGATACAATATGTATCGCAAGATCATCCGCACAAAATGACGTTTACCGAAGTCGGTGCACCTATTCCGTCTGTATGGATTCGGATTGTAGATGAGCATCACCATGTACTGCCAGAAGATCAGGTCGGACGATTACAGGTGAAGAGCCCAACGATTATGATGGGCTATGATCAAAATGAGGAAGCCAATCAAGAGGTGTTTGCAGAAAATGGCTGGTTTCACACGGGGGATTTAGGGTTTATTCATGAAGGGCGTCTTGTTCTGACTGGTCGAGAAAAGGACATCATCGTCATCAACGGAGCCAACTATTTAAATTACGAAATTGAAGCTGTTGTGGAAGAGGTGCATGGGGTGGAAGTCACCTTTGCCGCAGCTTACGGCATATACAATCCCGAATCAAGCAACGACACGCTTGCCGTCTTTTTTGTCTCACAAAAGGACTCGCTAGAGGATCAAATCACGATGATTCAGCAGATTAGAGAGGCGATCATTCGTAAAATTGGAATAGAGCCCGATCACATCATCCCGGTGAAAAAAGACCAATTTCCGAAAACAGAAAGTGGGAAAATTCAACGTGCTCAGTTAGGCGCGGCGCTAAAAGAGGGCGTGTTCCGTGACATTGAAAGAGCACTGGACCTTGCTTCTGAAAACGAACAAACACTCCCAGATTGGTTTTTCAAACGCATTTGGGTAAAGGAACATATCGGTCCTTCTCACCCCGCTAGTGATCATGTACTCGTTTTTGAGGATGAAAAAGGACTTTACCAATCACTTTACGCGCAATTGGAACAAAGAAATCAGTCCTATGTTTCTGTGAAAAGAGGGCATGAATTTTTGCGGGTGTCCAAAGGGATGTATCAGATGAATCCGAGAATCAAAGGGGATTACGTCAGGCTCGTTGCTGCTCTTGAAGCAGATGAATTAAAGATTGGGCAAGTGCTCCATCTATGGAATGTAACAGACAAAGTAACCCTCGTTGATCCGGTGCAGTTTAAAGATATACATGAGGCTGCCAATTGCTCTATTTTGTATTTATATCAAGCATGGAGACAAGAGAACAAAGAGCTGGCCCGGCTTGTTGTGGTGACAAAGGGCGGTCAATTTGTAAGTCCTGAAGACGATCTTCATGTGGAGAAAACGTCACTCGTTGGTTTATTAAAAACCATCCCACAAGAATGGGGAGGAGTAGAGGTGTCCCAGATTGATATTGAAGCGGAGCATATAGAACACGATGCAAAGCATATTGCTGAAGAGCTGTCGGCGATTCATATAAAGTCAGAGGTATCATACCGAAAAGGGCACAGGTTTGTACCAAAGCTGGAAAAGGTCGATATGATGAAAGCGCCTCGAACAGAAGAATTTTTAGAATATGAAGGTCTTTATTTGCTCACTGGAGGTCTTGGTGGAATTGGATTTGAACTGTCTAAGCAAATGCTCCAATTTGGCCTAAAGCTCGTCTTGATTGGACGGACAACTCTGGAAGACAGCCTGGAAAAGAAAAAGGCGTTCTCACAGCTAAAAGGTCTCGGTGATGTTATCTATATACAAGCGGATGTGACCGATTTAGCTGACGTCGAGCAGGCAGTTTACAAAGCAGAAAAACATTTTGGTCAATCCATCCGAGGCGTGCTGCATTTAGCTGGGGCTGGCAATGTATCAGAGCATTTTCAGCAAGTGGACAAGTATACACTGGCTCATACGTCAGAAGAGGATTTCACGAAGGAATTGTCAGGGAAAGCAGACGGCGCGTTTGTCCTGCAGGAAGCCTTCAAGCATGACCCGGCAGTACCACTCGTCTTTTTTGGATCAGTGAATGGCTTTTTTGGTGGCACAACATTCGGGGCATACTCTGCTGCCAACAGCTTTTTAGATGGACTTGCGCACACTCTCACCTTTCAAGAAGGAAGACGAGCAATCTCTTTGAACTTCAGTATGTGGGATAATGTTGGTTTGTCTAAGGGACATACTGGCGCTGCACTAACCGTCCGCAAGGGATTTCAATTGATTGGAAAGAAACAAGGTGTCCATTCATTATGTCTAGGTGCTCGGCTGAATGAAGCGCACCTATTTATCGGTCTGGACGGAGCCAACCAAGAAATCGCAGCGTACCTTCACCCAGCGCCAATACCGACTTTTGAGAAAAAGCTTTTTTACACGGTTCAGCCTGGCAAAGAAGTGCAAGTTGAAGAAATCGCAGGCGTAGCTAAAGGTAATTGGGTTATTCAGCAAGTACAGGAAATACCGAAAAAACAAGATGGCTCTATTGATCATGAAGCCCTCAAGCTGAATCATCACAAAAATGGGCAACACCTTGAAAAACAATTGCCAGAAACGAAAACAGAGCAGGTGCTTGCCGCTATATGGGAGGACATTTTAGACGTAGATCGAGTGTACAAAGAGGATCAATTTTTTGACCTAGGTGGACATTCATTAAAGGCGACTCAAACCATCTCGCAGATCAATCATGAGTTTTCAATCAAGGCGCCTTTAAAAATATTATTTGAAAGCAAGCATTTGGCACATTTGGCGCAAATGGTTGATGACATCAAAGGAGCGCCGGCTGTACAGGAAGCCAAGATTCCAAAGCTTGAAAAGCGAGCAAGCTATGATCTGTCACATGCTCAGAAGCGAATTTGGTTTTTATCTACATTAGAAAAGAGCCATCATTACAATATATTAGGTGCTTGGAAGCTGACAGGACAACTTCACATTCAAGCGTTAACGAAAGCAATTGGTCTCTTAACGAAACGCCATGAAGCACTGCGTGCAACATTTAAATCGATTGGCGGCAAGCCGGTTCAACTGATACGTGAAGACCTTCCGCCATCTGTTACAGTTGCGAACTTCTCATTATTTAATGAAAAAACAAGAACGAGAAGACTCAAGCAGCTTATTCAGCAAGAAGCGAACCGCATCTATGATTTAGAAAGAGGGCCTCTTGCGCAGTGGACGATTGTGGATATGGGCGATGAGGAATATTATCTCCTGTGCGCGCAGCACCACATTATTTCAGATGCATGGTCACTCAGCCTGCTCATTCAGGAGGCAGAAGTGCTATATGGTGCGCTGCTCGCAGATGAAACGCCACAGCTGCCAGCGCTGGAAATCGAATGGACAGATTATGTTCATTGGGAAAATGACCAAGTAACGCATCATCAAGAAGACCAAGCCTATTGGCTCGATGCCCTACAAGGTGAACTGCCGGTGCTCGAGCTGCCGTTTGACCGCCCTCGTCCGCCAGTACAAACATTTAACGGCGCTACAGAGCAAATTGTTTTGGAAGAAACGCTTATCCGCCGGTTGCAGGCTTTATCTAAACAGCAAGGCACCACACTGTTCATGACGATGCTGTCAGCATACTACGTCCTGCTTCACAAGCTGTCAGGACAAACAGATATCATCATTGGATCGCCGATCGCAGGGCGTGATGCCAAACAATCAGAGAATCTCGTTGGAATGTTTGTCAATACACTCGCACTGAGGCAGGATATTTCAACAGCAGATACGTTTACTGATGTCATGGAAAATGTGAAAAAGATGACATTAAAAGCCTTCGAGCATCAGCATTATCCATTTGATAAGCTTGTCGATGATCTTTCGTTAGATAGAGATTTAAGTCGATCACCTATTTTCCAAGTGGCGATGGGGTATGTAACAGATTCGCTCGATGTAAACCTTAAAGGGCTGACATCTGAGCATGTGATGGTGCATCATACAGTGTCAAAATTTGATCTCACCTTGCATGTGTTTGAACAAGGAGAACAGCTGTCGATCCATGTGGAATACAACACGGATTTATTTGATCAAGAGACCATTCATCGTTATATTGACTATTATCTTCATTTGTTAGATGGCATGACGGCTCAGCCTGAACGCACATTTTTTGATTATTGCTTAATGGATAAAGTAGAACAGGCCGGGATGATCATAGGGAAAAACCAAACAGCTACACCATATCCAAAACGAACCCTTCAAGAGCTGTTTGAAGAACAAGTTCAGTGTGACCCGCAACGCACTGCCTTGTCCTATTTGGAAGAGCATATGACGTATCAAGAGTTGGATGAGAAGGCAACAAAGCTTGCTGCATACTTACAATCAAAAGGAATTGGACCCGGTTCACTTGTCCCGATGCTTTTCGATCGTTCCTTTGAGATGATTGTCTCAGTGCTAGGCATCGTCAAATCTGGTGCAGCGTATGTTCCAATGTCACCTGAGTATCCAGATGCGCGAATCCGCCTCATTGTTCGCGATACGCAAAGTGATGTGATCATCACTCAGTCTCATTTAATAGAGCGTTTAGTAGACTTTACAGGTACAAAAATTGACATGGACAAGCCATTACCAGAAACAAATGCAGTGTATCAAAGAGAACAATCAATCATAGGAAAAGACCAGGTAGCCTATGTCAACTACACATCTGGCTCAACAGGTACACCAAAAGGTGTGATGCTCCCTCATGCAGGCGTTGTCCGTTTGGTGAGAGAAACAAATTATATTGAACTAGGTCCAGATGATAAAATGCTTCAGCTGTCAAACTATGCTTTTGATGCCTTCACATTTGAATTGTGGGGAATGCTACTGAACGGCGGTCAGTTGATTCTGATTCCAAAATATGCCGCACTAAATATGGACGAATTATCACGGCTGATTAAAATGCATCAAGTGACAGCCAACTGTCTGCCAACCGCCTTATTCAATCGGCTAGTGGAGCACGATCCAAAAAGTGTAGTAGGCTACCGCACATTACTCGTTGGCGGAGAGGCTATGTCTAGTGAGCATGCACGAAAGGCACTGCCGCATATGGAAGGTGTGCTCATCAATGCTTACGGTCCGACAGAAAACACGACCTTAGCAACAACACATCGAGTCACAGACGTGCTAGAGGATGCAAGGTCAGTCCCAATTGGTGTCCCGGTATCGAACTCAACTGTCGTTATACTAGATGAAGCGCTCAACCCAGTGCCAGCAGGCGTCAAAGGAGAAATCTATATCGGCGGAACAGGACTGGCAAAAGGCTATCTTCATGATCTAGAGCGGACGCAGGAGCGGTTTATTGATAATCCATTTCCTGAACTAGAGGGAGACAAGCTGTATCGTTCAGGTGATCTTGGTACATGGCGGTCAGATGGTACCATTGAATATCTTGGGCGAAAAGACAACCTCGTGAAAATTAGAGGCTACCGGATTGAATGTGGCGAAATTGAGACAGCACTGCTCAAGCATCCGCAAGTAAAAGAATGTACGGTCATCGCCAAAACGTATGGCAGCTCAAAACGGCTGGCGGCCTACCTTGTCACAGACGGTGAGAATCCTGTCCCGGGCTGGAAAGCATTTTTACAGGAAAGCCTGCCGGGCTATATGATTCCAAGTTACTTTATCGTACTGGACGAAATGCCAGTCACAACGAACGGAAAGGTTGATCAAAAAGCACTGCCAGAGCCGACAGAAAAGATCTCTCTTTCCCAGAATGAAGACAAACCTGTCACTGAAACTGAAAAGCAAATTGTCACAGCTTTCAAGGAAGTACTTGGTGTCAAACAAGTAGGCATACGTGACTCCTTCTTTGATCTAGGTGGCGATTCGATCATAAGTATTCAGGCTGTTGCCAAATTGAAAGAAAAGGGCATTCGTGTTGATCCAAAATGGATTTTCATGCACCCAGAACCTGCTCAGCTAGCCGCACATGTGGACGCAGTACCAGAGTCTGGTGATTATGTCGAAAGGTCTCCGAAGGACTATGTGATGGAGCTGAAAAAAGGCGATCCAGCCGAACCGAGGATTTTCTTTGCACCGCCTGCCGGTGGAACGGTCATGGGCTATATCGATGTTACTAAGCTGATGACACACCAAGGCGCTGTGTACGCCTTGCAGTCTCCTGGATTATATGAGGATGAAGAACCGCAATTCCTTCATTATACAGAGCTTGTGTCCATATTTGTTGAAGCCATAGAGACCTTCTATCGCCCGGGCATTGACTATCTAGCAGGGCATTCAATGGGCGGGCACCTTGCCTACGGAATGAATCAGCGGCTCTGCCATGCAGGAAAAGCGCCGAAAGGGCTCATCATTTTAGATACGGTCCCGGTGTTAAGAGATGAAGCAGATCAAGGACTTCATGCGGATATGAACGAAGAAGAAGTGAAAATGCTTGCGCTTGTCCTTGGAATGGGAAATCTCGTCGGTATTCAGCCAGAAGCATTACAAGGGCTAAGCTTCCAAGAAGTGAAACAAAGAATACTCAAAGAAGCAGAAAAGGATGAAGTGGTTCATCAATTTATGAATGATCAGTATTTAGATAAATATTTGCAAATGCAAACGCACAATACGATCATGTCACAAGCCATTGAATTAGAAAAAGAACCATTCCCAGTGCCGTTTTATATTGTACAAAGCAGTGATCACGCCATTGATTTTCAGAAGAAGTTCTCAGACTGGGAGGCTTATACGAAAGGAACGTGCTCGTATTACCACATCAAAGGAGACCATGTCACCATGATGAAAAGGCCGCAGGCAGATGAACTGGCAAGAATTCTTCAAACGATAATAAAGGGGTAA